In Sander vitreus isolate 19-12246 chromosome 12, sanVit1, whole genome shotgun sequence, the following proteins share a genomic window:
- the LOC144527103 gene encoding E3 ubiquitin-protein ligase TRIM39-like produces the protein MSGTSCLLSEEQFLCCICLDVFTNPVTIPCGHNFCKNCITQHWTINSFQCQCPMCKKQFKTRPELSVNTFINEMAAEFRQSAVKKSSGEVAKPGEVPCDFCTGTKLKAVMSCLTCRASYCSAHLSPHITPGPLKRHSLTHPVENMDARVCTQHNKTLELFCKTDQTCVCSDCTVSEHMAHNIASLKDEYEAKKADLEQEEAEIQQMIQDRKLKIQKNERLKMHSEKDAEREIADGVRTFTVLIQKAERDLNELIEKIQERQKTTEEQADGYIKELEQEIHALRKRTAEVQQLSRIQDHLHFLQSFTSMDAALCTKNWTEVSIRPLSYEGTVLKAVAVLEEVISTEKNQLLHGARLKRVQHYAADVILEHRTANPWLILSDDGKQVMCGEVRRDLPDNPERFSLYVIVLARQSISFGRFYYEVQVTGKTDWTLGVVKVSVDRKGTIPLSPLSGYWAVALRNVNDYLSLSTPVVRLSLNSSPQKVGVFVSYEEGLVSFYDVDAAVHLYSFTDCCFTEALCPFFSPGLHHGGTNSTPLTISPVSPTDLI, from the coding sequence ATGTCAGGTACCAGCTGTCTGCTGTCTGAGGAGCAGTTTTTGTGCTGCATCTGTCTGGATGTTTTCACTAATCCAGTCACTATACCATGTGGACACAACTTCTGCAAAAACTGTATCACACAGCACTGGACTATTAACAGTTTTCAGTGCCAGTGTCCCATGtgtaaaaaacaatttaaaacacGACCTGAGCTGTCTGTCAACACTTTCATAAATGAGATGGCTGCTGAGTTCAGGCAATCAGCTGTAAAGAAAAGCAGCGGGGAAGTTGCCAAACCAGGAGAAGTCCCCTGTGACTTCTGTACTGGAACCAAACTGAAGGCTGTGATGTCATGCTTAACGTGTCGCGCCTCCTACTGCAGTGCTCATCTAAGTCCTCATATAACACCTGGCCCACTGAAAAGACATTCCCTGACTCATCCTGTGGAGAACATGGACGCCAGGGTGTGTACGCAGCACAATAAAACACTGGAGCTGTTCTGTAAAACTGACCAGACGTGTGTATGCTCGGACTGCACTGTTTCAGAACACATGGCACACAATATTGCTTCTCTGAAAGACGAATATGAAGCAAAGAAGGCCGACCTGGAGCAGGAAGAGGCTGAAATCCAGCAGATGATTCAGGACAGAAAGCTCAAGATCCAGAAAAACGAACGCTTAAAAATGCACAGTGAGaaagatgcagagagagagatcgcAGACGGTGTTCGTACCTTCACCGTTCTGATCCAGAAGGCCGAGAGAGACTTGAACGAGCTTATTGAGAAGATTCAAGAGAGGCAGAAGACGACAGAAGAACAGGCCGACGGCTATATCAAAGAACTGGAACAAGAAATTCATGCACTTAGGAAGAGAACGGCTGAGGTGCAGCAGCTCTCGCGTATTCAAGACCATCTTCACTTCCTCCAGAGCTTCACATCCATGGACGCTGCTCTGTGCACCAAGAACTGGACAGAAGTCAGCATCCGTCCGCTGTCATACGAGGGGACTGTGTTGAAAGCTGTGGCTGTGCTGGAGGAGGTGATCAGCACAGAGAAGAACCAGCTGCTTCATGGGGCCAGGCTGAAGAGGGTCCAGCATTACGCTGCGGATGTGATTCTTGAACACCGCACAGCTAATCCCTGGCTCATCCTGTCCGATGATGGGAAACAAGTCATGTGTGGTGAGGTGAGGAGAGACCTACCAGACAACCCGGAGAGATTTTCTCTTTACGTCATCGTCTTGGCACGGCAGAGCATCTCCTTTGGAAGATTTTACTACGAGGTTCAGGTTACAGGGAAGACTGACTGGACTCTGGGAGTGGTCAAAGTGTCAGTGGACAGGAAGGGAACAATCCCACTAAGTCCTTTGAGTGGCTACTGGGCTGTGGCTTTGAGGAACGTAAATGATTACCTCAGTCTTTCTACCCCCGTTGTCAGACTCAGTCTAAACTCGAGTCCTCAGAAGGTGGGGGTGTTTGTGAGCTACGAGGAGGGTCTGGTCTCCTTTTATGATGTGGATGCTGCAGTTCATCTCTACTCCTTCACCGACTGCTGCTTCACCGAGGCGCTCTGTCCCTTCTTCAGTCCGGGTCTTCATCACGGTGGCACCAACTCCACCCCTCTGACGATTTCACCTGTCAGCCCTACCGATTTGATCTGA